The nucleotide sequence ACCTATGCATTGTGTGAATACATTAGGCGATGCGTTAAAATGTTCATAGTCGACATCAATCCCATCTAAATGATATTGTTTAACGATTCGAGTGAGCGAAGAAACAGCGTTACTTACCCACGAATTAACCGAAAAAGCAGTAAAATTGACAAGTCGATTTCCCACACTGTCCCCGCCAATACTTAACCCTACTTTAACGTTCGAATGTTGGCGTTTAATTGATAGAACTTGAGATGGGCTAAGATTATCGAAGTCCCAAAACACGTTAAATATTCCGTTTGTTGGTTTTGGTGATGATCCGGTTGTGTAATCGATGGCGAAAGAGAGAAGGAAATGAAATTGAATATTAGGGTTTATGGGTACATCTGAAAATCGAACATTTTCAAAGTTTGCACCTATGTATTCACGAAAAACAATTGCTCGTGTTAGGATTCGATCAGTGTTATGAATATGAAGAACGATTAGAGCGAAAAAAAGCTTAAAATAGTTCATTGCTAGATTTGTTAATGAGTACTTCATAAAATTTCTagctatacatatatatactataggtTCCATGTACAACttcatcaagacttttttttttttttcaactaaaCCACAGGTAAAAGATAGTGGATTTTTTAagatgaaatatataaataaatataattaatatactttCTTTGTCCTATCAGTGAACATATTATTGCTTGACATATTCTAGATTCTATGAGTTTTGTTACGTGTTTTGTACAAAAACGATAATATTGACTATATATATCCAATAAGCTACAAGTAGTTGCAAGTCGAGTGTTAAATTTTTGGTCGATAATGGAGTTGGTAGAATTTGTCAGCTTGTTGTTAGACGAGAACGTAGCTTTGAAGGTTCTCATATATATGTTCATTCCTTTGGATTGCATTTGTAAATTTGTAATGTAATTTGTATACAATATGATGCAAAGCGTACTAGTTTTCAAATATAAAGGATGTGTTTGGCAcaagaattttaaatttttttttatttacggtAATTAATTTCGTAACATAAATATAGTATGGATTATTACGGAGaactattatattaaaatatatatacaccgTATTTCTGAATTCGTATTATGAGAATTCCTTAGGATCATTTTGCGAAAAAGTTATAATACTGTAtgtagtttgaaaaaaaaaaaaaatttcttcaagCCCAAATCCATCATATTCTCTTATTCCAATCATCAATCATGATTTTCAATGGTCTCAAAAACCACATTACTTTACTATTTTATTTTGTCAAAATAACTGCTTATCTACAATAaatataaacaaataaatatatttttattttattttttggcgaaaaaaaaaattatattaaactCATTAACTTACTCTTATTTATTtcaataattatattttaaattaatttagatatataaacttattttaaatataaaaaattgATATTTATCAAATTTATGTTACAATACAAAAAATTACAAGAAACATTTTTTTCAAATGGATCTAGTACATATATATAAtctatcaaaaatatatatactccaCTCATCTACTTGGACATGGAGATCTAGTGCTCAACGTATATACATGCACCACCCACCAGTAAAAAAGTGTCACGATTAATCCAACTTGATCTAACATTTCTTAACAACTGGATTCCACTTTTCTTATGGCTTTCATAGTTTCATTCATGCAATTAGCATATACCCATATATCTATTAAACATTTGTAAGTTACTATAtcaattttaaatcttgtggtgatACAAAAAGTTTGAAAACGGTACATGATTGAAATTATTTAGGCCGCATACACGTTTAATAAAAATACCCATTCTACAGTATAACCCGAACACGAAGGTTGATGAGCCGCTGGTGCCATTCTTTGAAGGTTCAAGGATGTGTAAAACGAGGAGTTGATGAGCCACTGGTGCCATTCGATTGTTGATTTCTTTGATCTTTTAGAGATCCATGAAAATAATTGTGCTTGGATCTCGGAAAGTATAGTGGCGGGGCACCAATCTTTTTTACTGAAAACTTTGAAATTTCGGTTTTTCCATATTATGTAGGTTGTGACCCATTTTGTCGCTAGCCAAATGTATTTACCAAGGTTCGATGTGGTGAATATTTGATCCGCTAAGGTTATGTTGTGAAGGTTGGAAAACGTATAAGCGGGAAGGTTCCACCAAGCTAGGATAGAGTTTCAAATCGTTTTCGTTGTTGTGCAATGGAATAAAATATGATCTATGGATTCGACATGAGAGCTACAAAGCGGGCAAAGTACGGTGTCGAGATCAATGTTTCGCTTGTCTAGTTCAACTCTAGTTGGGATTCTACCAAGTATGACCCTCCAAATGAATATGTTGATTTTTTGCGGTATGAGTTTATTTCTAGGAGTGTTGAAGTTGTTGGTAGGTGTTTCGAGTTTGAGATTGTCGAGAATGGATGAAAGTGACTTTGTAGTGAAGAACTCGGAATTATCTAAGTTCCATTTTCATGTATCGGGATTTTCGGAAAGGTTAATGGAAGAAAGAAGGTTGTTTAGTTCCGCTAGTTCATTAAGTGTTCGTCCGTATGGTTCACGG is from Rutidosis leptorrhynchoides isolate AG116_Rl617_1_P2 chromosome 10, CSIRO_AGI_Rlap_v1, whole genome shotgun sequence and encodes:
- the LOC139870204 gene encoding chitinase 2-like, with amino-acid sequence MNYFKLFFALIVLHIHNTDRILTRAIVFREYIGANFENVRFSDVPINPNIQFHFLLSFAIDYTTGSSPKPTNGIFNVFWDFDNLSPSQVLSIKRQHSNVKVGLSIGGDSVGNRLVNFTAFSVNSWVSNAVSSLTRIVKQYHLDGIDVDYEHFNASPNVFTQCIGRVVTILKKNRVISFASIAPYDDGDVQRYYKGLWKSYRSVFDYVNFQFYAYDKSTSVTQFLSYFDTQVANYKGGKVLVSFSTDNSGGLKPENGFFTACEKLKSERKLNGIFVWSADNSKAGGFRYERQAQALLAKG